The following proteins are encoded in a genomic region of Phragmites australis chromosome 9, lpPhrAust1.1, whole genome shotgun sequence:
- the LOC133928205 gene encoding S-type anion channel SLAH2-like, with product MAGLDGVRGRASPEPLPVPVPWAPVALVSFVDAAAAGASPMIGQGQETAVDVARKKDDTAMIGVATAAHGDRAHVQVAEIPYVISFSVPASPSGLHLAQLGACASISSDGDVVHVAPSAEVKLDLHHPAAEPQLLKRARYHSQPTLTIRSEEPPLQRQRTVSRSDNTRDQRFDHFKTFAGRLERQLSNLRGMPQEPPEIEPAEFKISEEETDNDEIPTADRYFAALEGPELETLRATEVPVLPADEKWPFLLRFPISAFGMCLGVSSQAMMWKTLASEPSTAFLHVNPAVNNVLWWVSVALMGLVSATYLLKVVFYFVAVRREFHHPIRVNFFFAPWIACLFLVKGLPRPEWTLPHVVWYLLMAPIFCLDLKIYGQWMSGGDRRLSKVANPTNHLAVVGNFVGALLGARMGLREVPIFFFAVGLAHYLVLFVTLYQRLPTNVQVPKELHPVFFLFVAAPSVASMAWARLCGEFNYGAKIAYFVSLFLYMSLVVRINFFRGVRFSLAWWAYTFPMTSAAVATTLYASEVTNLLTRAMAVGLAGIASVTVTGVLVATMYHAFVRKDLFPNDVSIAITQRPKPKFSKILAHLRSSGSDVKELVFAVSRHGGSETNSGSEFPFPMAHGRGRAEP from the exons ATGGCTGGGCTGGACGGCGTCAGGGGACGAGCATCGCCCGAGCCACTCCCGGTTCCGGTGCCGTGGGCTCCAGTTGCACTAGTCAGCTTCGTCGACGCTGCTGCCGCGGGCGCTTCTCCCATGATCGGACAGGGACAGGAGACCGCTGTTGATGTCGCCAGGAAGAAGGACGACACGGCGATGATCGGCGTAGCcacggcggcgcacggtgaCCGCGCTCACGTGCAGGTGGCGGAGATTCCATACGTCATCTCGTTCAGCGTGCCGGCATCCCCGTCGGGGCTGCACCTCGCGCAGCTGGGCGCGTGCGCGTCCATCAGCAGCGACGGCGACGTCGTCCACGTGGCGCCGTCGGCCGAGGTGAAGCTCGACTTGCACCACCCCGCCGCGGAGCCACAGCTGCTGAAGCGGGCGCGGTACCACTCGCAGCCGACGCTGACGATCAGGAGCGAGGAGCCGCCGCTGCAGCGGCAGCGCACGGTGTCACGCAGCGACAACACGCGGGACCAGCGGTTCGACCACTTCAAGACATTCGCCGGGCGCCTGGAGCGCCAGCTCTCCAACCTCCGCGGGATGCCGCAGGAGCCGCCCGAAATCGAGCCCGCCGAGTTCAAGATCTCCGAGGAGGAGACAGACAACGACGAGATCCCCACCGCCGACCGCTACTTCGCCGCCCTAGAAGGCCCCGAGCTCGAGACTCTTAGAGCGACGGAGGTGCCGGTGCTGCCCGCGGACGAGAAGTGGCCGTTCCTGCTGCGGTTCCCGATCAGCGCCTTCGGGATGTGCCTGGGCGTGAGCAGCCAGGCGATGATGTGGAAGACGCTGGCGTCGGAGCCGTCCACGGCGTTCCTCCACGTGAATCCGGCCGTGAACAACGTGCTATGGTGGGTCTCCGTCGCGCTGATGGGCCTCGTTTCCGCCACCTACCTGCTCAAGGTGGTGTTCTACTTCGTGGCCGTCCGCCGCGAGTTCCACCACCCCATCCGCGTCAACTTCTTCTTCGCGCCGTGGATCGCCTGTTTGTTTTTGGTGAAGGGCCTGCCGCGGCCGGAGTGGACGCTCCCCCACGTGGTGTGGTACCTGCTGATGGCGCCCATCTTCTGCCTGGACCTCAAGATCTACGGCCAGTGGATGTCCGGCGGCGACCGGCGGCTGTCCAAGGTGGCCAACCCGACAAACCACCTGGCCGTCGTGGGCAACTTCGTCGGCGCGCTGCTGGGCGCCCGGATGGGGCTCCGCGAGGTCCCCATCTTCTTCTTCGCCGTCGGGCTCGCCCACTACCTGGTGCTGTTCGTGACGCTGTACCAGCGCCTCCCCACCAACGTGCAGGTCCCCAAGGAGCTCCACccggtgttcttcctcttcgTCGCTGCCCCAAGCGTCGCCTCCATGGCCTGGGCCAGGCTCTGCGGCGAGTTCAACTACGGCGCCAAGATCGCCTACTTCGTCTCCCTCTTCCTCTACATGTCCCTG GTGGTGCGGATCAACTTCTTCAGGGGTGTCCGGTTCTCGCTGGCGTGGTGGGCGTACACGTTCCCGATGACGAGCGCGGCCGTCGCGACGACGCTGTACGCGTCGGAGGTGACCAACTTGCTCACGCGGGCGATGGCGGTCGGGCTCGCCGGGATCGCGTCCGTGACGGTCACCGGTGTGCTGGTGGCCACCATGTACCACGCGTTCGTACGCAAGGACCTGTTCCCGAACGACGTGTCCATCGCCATCACGCAGCGGCCCAAGCCCAAGTTTAGCAAGATCCTGGCGCACCTCCGCTCCTCCGGCTCCGACGTCAAGGAGCTCGTCTTCGCAGTCTCCAGGCACGGCGGCTCCGAGACCAACAGCGGCAGCGAGTTCCCCTTCCCGATGGCACATGGCCGTGGCAGAGCAGAGCCGTAG
- the LOC133929501 gene encoding probable protein ABIL4 isoform X1, with protein sequence MQPLRHGPSAAVGWGGVAGAGPTTVDEASMERSKSFIKALQELKNLRPQLYSAAEYCEKSYLHSEQRQMLLDNLKDYAVRAVVNAVDHLGTVAYKLTDLFEQQTPEVSSLELKVAHLNQQIFTCQIYMDKEGLRQQQMMGTDRKHHKHYTLPSTGHKRTQALAHQQTDTDQESKPRPYPSAKTLSWHLASENSTTANGAHKPTFVLGDTVSSKLASGGLNLLCKERSASPMRRPLQLNRSTSSDATQKVGTKNQFGVKDLSSFHSFDNPKGRAIQKAPVGAKSMLGALFIKHKSAKMKKIAAR encoded by the exons ATGCAACCGCTTCGCCACGGCCCGTCGGCGGCCGTCGGCTGGGGCGGGGTCGCCGGAGCGGGCCCCACCACCGTCGACGAGGCCTCCATGGAGCGCAGCAAGAGCTTCATCAAGGCCCTGCAG GAGCTCAAGAACTTGCGGCCGCAGCTCTACTCGGCCGCCGAGTACTGCGAGAAGTCCTACCTCCACAGCGAGCAGAGGCAGAT GCTGCTGGACAACTTGAAAGATTATGCTGTACGGGCTGTTGTCAATGCGGTTGACCACCTGGGCACCGTTGCCTACAAATTGACAGACCTGTTCGAACAGCAAACTCCTGAGGTTTCAAGTCTGGAGCTGAAGGTTGCACACCTGAACCAG CAAATTTTCACATGCCAAATCTACATGGACAAAGAAGGCCTCAGGCAGCAGCAAATGATGGGAACAGACAGAAAACACCACAAGCACTATACCCTACCAT CTACTGGTCATAAAAGAACCCAAGCTCTTGCACACCAGCAAACAGACACTGATCAGGAATCAAAACCAAGACCTTATCCCTCAG CAAAGACCCTTTCCTGGCATCTGGCATCAGAGAATAGCACTACAGCAAACGGAGCACATAAACCTACATTTGT CCTTGGGGACACAGTATCGTCTAAACTTGCATCAGGTGGTTTAAACCTTCTGT GTAAGGAGCGGTCTGCCTCTCCTATGCGCAGGCCTCTGCAATTGAATCGGAGCACCAGTTCTGATGCCACACAAAAGGTTGGCACTAAG AACCAATTCGGTGTAAAGGATTTGTCATCATTTCATTCTTTCGACAACCCTAAAGGACGTGCAATCCAAAAGGCTCCTGTTGGCGCTAAAAGCATGCTAGGGGCTCTCTTTATCAAGCATAAATCAGCGAAGATGAAAAAGATCGCAGCTCGCTGA
- the LOC133929501 gene encoding probable protein ABIL4 isoform X2 yields the protein MQPLRHGPSAAVGWGGVAGAGPTTVDEASMERSKSFIKALQELKNLRPQLYSAAEYCEKSYLHSEQRQMLLDNLKDYAVRAVVNAVDHLGTVAYKLTDLFEQQTPEVSSLELKVAHLNQQIFTCQIYMDKEGLRQQQMMGTDRKHHKHYTLPSTGHKRTQALAHQQTDTDQESKPRPYPSAKTLSWHLASENSTTANGAHKPTFVLGDTVSSKLASGKERSASPMRRPLQLNRSTSSDATQKVGTKNQFGVKDLSSFHSFDNPKGRAIQKAPVGAKSMLGALFIKHKSAKMKKIAAR from the exons ATGCAACCGCTTCGCCACGGCCCGTCGGCGGCCGTCGGCTGGGGCGGGGTCGCCGGAGCGGGCCCCACCACCGTCGACGAGGCCTCCATGGAGCGCAGCAAGAGCTTCATCAAGGCCCTGCAG GAGCTCAAGAACTTGCGGCCGCAGCTCTACTCGGCCGCCGAGTACTGCGAGAAGTCCTACCTCCACAGCGAGCAGAGGCAGAT GCTGCTGGACAACTTGAAAGATTATGCTGTACGGGCTGTTGTCAATGCGGTTGACCACCTGGGCACCGTTGCCTACAAATTGACAGACCTGTTCGAACAGCAAACTCCTGAGGTTTCAAGTCTGGAGCTGAAGGTTGCACACCTGAACCAG CAAATTTTCACATGCCAAATCTACATGGACAAAGAAGGCCTCAGGCAGCAGCAAATGATGGGAACAGACAGAAAACACCACAAGCACTATACCCTACCAT CTACTGGTCATAAAAGAACCCAAGCTCTTGCACACCAGCAAACAGACACTGATCAGGAATCAAAACCAAGACCTTATCCCTCAG CAAAGACCCTTTCCTGGCATCTGGCATCAGAGAATAGCACTACAGCAAACGGAGCACATAAACCTACATTTGT CCTTGGGGACACAGTATCGTCTAAACTTGCATCAG GTAAGGAGCGGTCTGCCTCTCCTATGCGCAGGCCTCTGCAATTGAATCGGAGCACCAGTTCTGATGCCACACAAAAGGTTGGCACTAAG AACCAATTCGGTGTAAAGGATTTGTCATCATTTCATTCTTTCGACAACCCTAAAGGACGTGCAATCCAAAAGGCTCCTGTTGGCGCTAAAAGCATGCTAGGGGCTCTCTTTATCAAGCATAAATCAGCGAAGATGAAAAAGATCGCAGCTCGCTGA
- the LOC133929500 gene encoding calcium-dependent protein kinase 15-like isoform X1, which yields MGGRTSRHRQSQGQPSQNSQPNRPTPKHRPQPPPPPPRQADAAAAGHVLGRPMEDVRAAYTFGRELGRGQFGVTYLATHKPTGRRYACKSIAARKLAHTDDVEDVRREVQIMHHLTGHRNIVELRGAYEDRHSVNLVMELCEGGELFDRIIARGHYSERAAAALCREIVSVVHTCHSMGVMHRDLKPENFLFLNKEEDSPLKATDFGLSVFFKPGEQFRDLVGSSYYVAPEVLKRRYGAEADIWSAGVILYILLSGVPPFWAENEDGIFEAVLRGHIDFSSDPWPSISNSAKDLVKKMLRQYPKERLTAAEILNHPWIREDGEAPDKPLDITVIGRMKQFRAMNKLKKVALKVVAENLSEEEIVGLKEMFKSLDTDNSGTITLEELRTGLPKLGTKITESEIRQLMEAADVDGNGTIDYVEFISATMHMNRLEKEDHIYKAFKYFDKDHSGYITVDELEEALKKYDMGDEKTIKEIIAEVDTDHDGRINYQEFVAMMKNNSTEIVPNRRRVF from the exons ATGGGCGGCCGCACCTCCCGCCACCGCCAGTCGCAAGGCCAACCCTCCCAGAACTCGCAGCCCAACCGCCCAACACCCAAGCACAGGCCTcagcccccgccgccgcccccgcgccaagcggatgcggcggcggcggggcacgTGCTGGGCCGCCCGATGGAGGACGTCCGCGCCGCCTACACCTTCGGCCGCGAGCTGGGGCGGGGCCAGTTCGGGGTCACCTACCTCGCCACCCACAAGCCCACGGGCCGCCGCTACGCCTGCAAGTCCATCGCCGCGCGGAAGCTCGCGCACACGGACGACGTCGAGGACGTCCGGCGCGAGGTGCAGATCATGCACCACCTCACGGGACACCGCAACATCGTCGAGCTGCGGGGCGCCTACGAGGACCGCCACTCCGTCAACCTCGTCATGGAGCTCTGCGAGGGAGGGGAGCTCTTCGACAGGATCATCGCGAGGGGCCACTACTCCGAGCGCGCTGCCGCCGCGCTCTGCAGGGAGATCGTCTCCGTCGTGCACACCTGCCACTCCATGGGGGTCATGCACAGGGACCTCAAGCCCGAGAACTTCCTCTTCCTCAACAAGGAGGAGGATTCACCGCTCAAAGCCACCGATTTTGGCTTATCCGTCTTCTTCAAGCCCG GCGAACAGTTCAGGGATCTTGTTGGGAGCTCGTATTATGTTGCCCCGGAGGTGCTGAAACGGCGCTATGGAGCTGAGGCGGACATATGGAGTGCCGGAGTCATCCTTTACATCCTTCTATCCGGCGTTCCTCCTTTCTGGGCTG AGAACGAGGATGGTATATTTGAAGCTGTTTTGCGAGGTCATATAGATTTCTCATCTGATCCCTGGCCTTCAATATCAAATAGCGCAAAAGACTTGGTCAAGAAAATGCTACGGCAATACCCAAAGGAGCGGCTTactgctgctgaaattttga ACCATCCATGGATTAGAGAGGATGGAGAGGCCCCAGACAAACCACTTGATATTACAGTTATCGGTAGAATGAAGCAGTTCAGGGCAATGAACAAGCTTAAGAAGGTTGCCTTGAAG GTTGTTGCCGAGAACTTGTCAGAGGAGGAGATCGTGGGCCTCAAAGAAATGTTCAAATCCCTGGATACTGATAACAGTGGGACAATAACTCTTGAAGAACTAAGAACAGGTTTACCAAAGCTTGGCACCAAAATTACTGAATCAGAAATAAGACAATTGATGGAGGCG GCTGATGTTGATGGAAATGGTACCATTGATTATGTTGAATTCATATCAGCAACGATGCACATGAATAGGCTAGAAAAGGAGGATCACATATATAAAGCCTTTAAGTATTTTGATAAGGACCACAGCGG GTACATAACAGTTGATGAGTTGGAAGAAGCTCTGAAGAAGTATGATATGGGCGATGAGAAAACAATTAAAGAAATCATTGCTGAAGTGGATACGGATCAT GATGGGAGAATCAACTACCAGGAGTTTGTTGccatgatgaagaataatagcACCGAGATTGTTCCAAATCGGCGGCGCGTGTTTTAA
- the LOC133929500 gene encoding calcium-dependent protein kinase 15-like isoform X2: MGGRTSRHRQSQGQPSQNSQPNRPTPKHRPQPPPPPPRQADAAAAGHVLGRPMEDVRAAYTFGRELGRGQFGVTYLATHKPTGRRYACKSIAARKLAHTDDVEDVRREVQIMHHLTGHRNIVELRGAYEDRHSVNLVMELCEGGELFDRIIARGHYSERAAAALCREIVSVVHTCHSMGVMHRDLKPENFLFLNKEEDSPLKATDFGLSVFFKPGEQFRDLVGSSYYVAPEVLKRRYGAEADIWSAGVILYILLSGVPPFWAENEDGIFEAVLRGHIDFSSDPWPSISNSAKDLVKKMLRQYPKERLTAAEILNHPWIREDGEAPDKPLDITVIGRMKQFRAMNKLKKVALKVVAENLSEEEIVGLKEMFKSLDTDNSGTITLEELRTGLPKLGTKITESEIRQLMEAADVDGNGTIDYVEFISATMHMNRLEKEDHIYKAFKYFDKDHSGYITVDELEEALKKYDMGDEKTIKEIIAEVDTDHCPIFTA, from the exons ATGGGCGGCCGCACCTCCCGCCACCGCCAGTCGCAAGGCCAACCCTCCCAGAACTCGCAGCCCAACCGCCCAACACCCAAGCACAGGCCTcagcccccgccgccgcccccgcgccaagcggatgcggcggcggcggggcacgTGCTGGGCCGCCCGATGGAGGACGTCCGCGCCGCCTACACCTTCGGCCGCGAGCTGGGGCGGGGCCAGTTCGGGGTCACCTACCTCGCCACCCACAAGCCCACGGGCCGCCGCTACGCCTGCAAGTCCATCGCCGCGCGGAAGCTCGCGCACACGGACGACGTCGAGGACGTCCGGCGCGAGGTGCAGATCATGCACCACCTCACGGGACACCGCAACATCGTCGAGCTGCGGGGCGCCTACGAGGACCGCCACTCCGTCAACCTCGTCATGGAGCTCTGCGAGGGAGGGGAGCTCTTCGACAGGATCATCGCGAGGGGCCACTACTCCGAGCGCGCTGCCGCCGCGCTCTGCAGGGAGATCGTCTCCGTCGTGCACACCTGCCACTCCATGGGGGTCATGCACAGGGACCTCAAGCCCGAGAACTTCCTCTTCCTCAACAAGGAGGAGGATTCACCGCTCAAAGCCACCGATTTTGGCTTATCCGTCTTCTTCAAGCCCG GCGAACAGTTCAGGGATCTTGTTGGGAGCTCGTATTATGTTGCCCCGGAGGTGCTGAAACGGCGCTATGGAGCTGAGGCGGACATATGGAGTGCCGGAGTCATCCTTTACATCCTTCTATCCGGCGTTCCTCCTTTCTGGGCTG AGAACGAGGATGGTATATTTGAAGCTGTTTTGCGAGGTCATATAGATTTCTCATCTGATCCCTGGCCTTCAATATCAAATAGCGCAAAAGACTTGGTCAAGAAAATGCTACGGCAATACCCAAAGGAGCGGCTTactgctgctgaaattttga ACCATCCATGGATTAGAGAGGATGGAGAGGCCCCAGACAAACCACTTGATATTACAGTTATCGGTAGAATGAAGCAGTTCAGGGCAATGAACAAGCTTAAGAAGGTTGCCTTGAAG GTTGTTGCCGAGAACTTGTCAGAGGAGGAGATCGTGGGCCTCAAAGAAATGTTCAAATCCCTGGATACTGATAACAGTGGGACAATAACTCTTGAAGAACTAAGAACAGGTTTACCAAAGCTTGGCACCAAAATTACTGAATCAGAAATAAGACAATTGATGGAGGCG GCTGATGTTGATGGAAATGGTACCATTGATTATGTTGAATTCATATCAGCAACGATGCACATGAATAGGCTAGAAAAGGAGGATCACATATATAAAGCCTTTAAGTATTTTGATAAGGACCACAGCGG GTACATAACAGTTGATGAGTTGGAAGAAGCTCTGAAGAAGTATGATATGGGCGATGAGAAAACAATTAAAGAAATCATTGCTGAAGTGGATACGGATCAT TGTCCTATTTTTACTGCTTAG
- the LOC133929502 gene encoding uncharacterized protein LOC133929502: MDRVSRNLGSGDDIDALNNLFHWNSVKQAVEYKDTAFGTLVYSNFSRANPRALKRKWVDMAGVEGPGNPLLTLGLGRSTSSSENSKVSSPTACTMSPSSAKETDEESSMDLGLNFDLRLGHDMVHHHKKFVGAEHVPSASAPKLDLQLSLSTGSPESAVTNASTASLNVHDGLETVVPNSVTHIVGKRSEPSSWFFGHSMVSSSYASEATYSISLPMTPQKVDDALPSPDVTSAITASVKSPAACTSGVANPHKRNTNTKCCQFPGCEKGARGASGHCIAHGGGRRCKKPGCQKGAEGRTIYCKAHGGGRRCQFLGCTKSAEGRTDHCIAHGGGRRCSQEGCLRAARGKSGLCIKHGGGKRCQRENCKKSAEGHSGLCISHGGGRRCQFLDCTKGAQGSTKFCKAHGGGKRCTFWGCSKGAEGSTSLCKGHGGGKRCSYQGGGVCPKSVHGGTQYCVAHGGGKRCSVSGCTKSARGRTEYCVRHGGGKRCKFEGCAKSAQGSTDFCKAHGGGKRCSWGQEGSSFGVGGPPCDKFARSKIGLCAGHNALIEDHCVHGGGSLGPAIEQFTTDAKPDEMKVTATKGNVDMTSGDNEAFLGWSDPGLNNSVHPCVPVQSSTTPSAEGRVHGRGLLALLSARTHVSGGSSENGASTSSAMRTWM, from the coding sequence ATGGACAGGGTCTCCCGAAACCTTGGGTCTGGTGATGATATTGACGCCTTGAACAATCTTTTTCACTGGAACTCAGTTAAGCAAGCAGTTGAATACAAAGATACTGCCTTTGGCACATTGGTGTATTCCAACTTTTCTAGGGCCAATCCAAGAGCACTGAAAAGGAAGTGGGTTGACATGGCTGGAGTTGAAGGTCCTGGAAATCCACTGCTCACCCTTGGTTTGGGCCGTTCAACAAGTTCCTCTGAAAATAGCAAAGTTAGTTCACCCACAGCTTGCACAATGTCTCCATCTTCAGCAAAAGAGACTGATGAGGAGTCATCAATGGATCTTGGCCTGAATTTTGACCTTCGCCTTGGCCATGATATggtacatcatcacaagaaatttgttggtgcTGAGCATGTACCATCAGCAAGCGCACCAAAATTGGATCTTCAGTTGAGTTTATCCACTGGTTCGCCTGAATCAGCTGTGACCAATGCAAGTACTGCATCATTAAATGTTCATGATGGCTTAGAGACAGTTGTGCCTAATTCGGTGACACATATTGTAGGAAAAAGATCAGAACCCTCTAGTTGGTTTTTCGGGCATTCTATGGTGTCATCATCGTATGCTTCTGAAGCAACCTACAGCATTTCTTTGCCAATGACCCCCCAAAAAGTTGATGATGCTTTGCCTTCTCCGGATGTTACATCAGCCATTACGGCGAGTGTGAAAAGCCCAGCTGCCTGTACTTCCGGGGTAGCTAACCCCCATAAACGCAACACCAATACTAAATGCTGTCAGTTCCCAGGATGTGAAAAAGGAGCAAGAGGAGCCTCTGGGCATTGTATAGCCCATGGTGGTGGTAGGCGATGCAAGAAACCTGGTTGCCAGAAGGGAGCTGAGGGAAGGACAATCTATTGCAAAGCTCATGGTGGAGGTAGGAGATGCCAATTTCTTGGTTGTACAAAGAGTGCTGAAGGTCGAACTGACCACTGCATAGCCCATGGTGGTGGTCGCCGCTGTAGTCAGGAAGGCTGTTTGCGTGCTGCACGTGGAAAGTCTGGCTTGTGCATCAAGCATGGAGGCGGCAAGAGGTGCCAGAGGGAGAACTGCAAAAAAAGTGCAGAAGGACATTCTGGCCTTTGCATCTCGCATGGCGGTGGAAGGCGCTGTCAGTTCCTAGATTGTACAAAAGGTGCCCAGGGAAGCACAAAGTTCTGCAAGGCACACGGTGGAGGAAAGCGCTGCACATTCTGGGGTTGCTCCAAAGGAGCTGAAGGTAGCACTTCTCTCTGCAAGGGTCACGGTGGAGGTAAGCGCTGCTCCTATCAGGGTGGTGGTGTATGCCCAAAGAGTGTCCATGGTGGGACTCAGTATTGTGTTGCTCACGGTGGTGGGAAGAGATGCTCAGTTTCAGGCTGTACCAAGAGTGCTAGAGGGAGGACGGAGTACTGTGTACGCCATGGTGGTGGTAAGAGGTGCAAGTTTGAGGGTTGTGCGAAAAGTGCGCAGGGGAGCACTGATTTCTGcaaggcacatggaggaggcaAACGCTGCTCATGGGGCCAGGAGGGCTCAAGCTTTGGTGTTGGTGGGCCGCCATGTGATAAGTTTGCTCGCAGCAAGATTGGTCTTTGTGCTGGTCACAATGCTTTAATTGAGGACCATTGTGTCCATGGTGGTGGATCATTGGGTCCTGCAATCGAACAGTTTACTACTGATGCCAAACCTGATGAGATGAAAGTCACTGCAACGAAGGGCAATGTGGATATGACAAGTGGTGACAATGAAGCTTTCCTGGGATGGAGCGATCCTGGCCTGAACAATTCTGTTCATCCTTGTGTTCCGGTGCAGTCTAGCACAACTCCGTCTGCGGAGGGCAGGGTCCACGGCCGTGGGCTCTTAGCTTTACTCTCCGCAAGAACTCATGTTAGTGGTGGTAGCTCTGAGAATGGTGCCTCAACTTCTTCTGCCATGCGCACTTGGATGTGA
- the LOC133929503 gene encoding mitochondrial adenine nucleotide transporter ADNT1-like produces the protein MASEDVVGKSRGDTAVTTIVNLAEEAKLAREGVKGPGHQVLTICKSLVAGGVAGGVSRTAVAPLERLKILLQVQNPHSIKYNGTVQGLKHIWRTEGLRGLFKGNGTNCARIVPNSAVKFFSYEQASKGILWFYRQQTGDEDAQLTPLLRLGAGACAGIIAMSATYPMDMVRGRITVQTDKSPYQYRGMFHALGTVYREEGFRALYRGWLPSVIGVVPYVGLNFAVYESLKDWLLQTNPIGLANDNELHVATRLGCGAVAGTIGQTVAYPLDVIRRRMQMVGWNHADSIVTGQGKEALQYNGMIDAFRKTVRHEGYGALYKGLVPNSVKVVPSIAIAFVTYEVVKDVLGVEMRISD, from the exons ATGGCGTCGGAGGACGTGGTGGGGAAGAGCAGGGGCGACACGGCCGTGACCACCATCGTCAACCTGGCGGAGGAGGCCAAGCTCGCGCGCGAGGGGGTCAAGGGGCCCGGCCACCAGGTCCTCACCATCTGCAAGTCGCTCGTCGCTGGCGGCGTCGCGGGTGGAGT GTCACGTACTGCTGTTGCTCCGCTTGAACGATTGAAAATCTTGCTTCAG GTTCAAAATCCTCACAGCATCAAGTACAATGGTACAGTTCAAGGTCTTAAGCATATATGGCGAACCGAGGGCCTCCGTGGACTTTTCAAGGGCAATGGTACCAATTGTGCAAGGATTGTTCCAAATTCTGCCGTGAAGTTTTTTAGCTATGAGCAGGCATCAAA GGGAATTTTGTGGTTTTACCGTCAACAGACCGGGGATG AGGATGCTCAGCTTACTCCACTCTTGCGCCTTGGAGCTGGAGCCTGTGCTGGTATCATAGCCATGTCTGCTACGTACCCAATGGATATGGTTAGGGGTAGGATTACTGTTCAG ACAGACAAGTCTCCCTACCAGTACCGTGGTATGTTTCATGCACTGGGTACAGTCTACCGCGAAGAGGGCTTCCGTGCTCTGTACAGAGGGTGGCTTCCATCTGTAATCGGAGTT GTTCCATATGTTGGCCTCAACTTTGCAGTATATGAGTCCCTGAAAGACTGGCTTCTCCAGACAAATCCCATTGGACTTGCAAATGATAACGAGTTGCATGTGGCTACAAGGCTTGGATGTGGAGCTGTGGCTGGAACTATTGGCCAGACTGTTGCATACCCTCTTGATGTCATCAGGAGAAGAATGCAGATGGTTGGTTGGAACCATGCTGATTCTATTGTTACTGGACAAGGCAAAGAGGCACTCCAGTACAATGGTATGATTGATGCATTCAGGAAAACTGTTCGTCATGAAGGCTATGGTGCTCTGTACAAGGGTCTTGTGCCAAATTCAGTGAAG GTGGTGCCCTCCATTGCCATTGCATTTGTCACGTACGAGGTTGTGAAGGATGTGTTAGGAGTAGAGATGAGGATATCAGACTGA